A stretch of DNA from Anopheles ziemanni chromosome 3, idAnoZiCoDA_A2_x.2, whole genome shotgun sequence:
CTAacgcctccaccgccaccacttCCTGCCATCGCACTTATCAGCGAGGCCACACTCGCACCGCTGGTCGCCGTGGCCGTCGTAGTAACCGTGGAAGGAACACCCGACGACAAGGAACCACCACCGGTCTTACTTCCACCGGTCGTATGCTGCTCGGGATCTGTTTTGATTCGCTTCGCCTTCGGTTCGGCCGTGTCCTCGTGGGCCGTCGCCAGCCCACCGacatggtggtgatggtgggagGATGAGGACGACGATGCGGTGGACGAAGACGACAGTCGCTTCGCCTCCTCCGAGCAGCTCACCGTCGGACTCGCCGATTTCCGGCACTTACCTAGGTCAAGCGGTTCCTTCTGCTGCACGGTCGCGGGAGGTTTGCTCGTGGTCGTGGTCGCCACCGAGCTACTGCTCGTACTCGTGGCCGTACTCGTGGTCGTACCGgacccaccgccaccacccgcCCCggcgattgcgcgcgaactctTGGCAACGGCGGCAACGGCGGCCGCTGCCTGAGACATCAGTGCCTCGATTACACTGGACGCGGTCGAGCTGTTCGAGGAACTGGATCCCGAGATGGACTTTGGCTGGAGGAAGAGATCGGGCGACGGTGGCACCGCCGGCAGTCCACTCGGTTGCGGGGACTGAATGGCGTCGGAGCTGTGCGACACGGGCCGCGGCGAGGGTGAGAGACTCCGCTTGCGGCAACTTAAATCCTTTGGAAGTTCCTCCTGTTGGCACGAGTCGGGCGATATCACTATCGGAGCCTCCACGATCGGGAGCTCCTTCGCCGTGGACGTAGTGGTAGTCACTGAACTGGTGGCACTAACACTTCcatcaccgccaccaccaccacccggggTAGCGGATGCGTCCTTCGGGGAAGGAAGCGCCGCCAGCGCCGCCGCtaccgtggtggtggtggttgccgCCTCACTACACTTGTTAAAATAGGAACTCGCGTGTTCACTTGCCTCCGTTAGGTCCTTGATCGTGATCGACAGTTCGTCCTCGAGTGTGGTAGTACTGGAGGTGCTGGTACTACCGCCGCTGCTAGAGGTCGTAGTAGCCGTCGACGTTGCACCGTCTCCGTTACTACTGCTCGTCGCTATGGGAACTTCCGCCGATTGTGGTTGCTGCGATGAGGCGGCAATCGCCGCAGGGGTCGTCGCTAGCGTTTGCTTCTTCATCGGAGGTGGCGCGAACGGATTCGGCAGCAGATCGTCCACCCCGTCGCAGTCCATGCCGCCGCCGTGCAGTGAGTGGTGCGTGCTGGTATCGAACAGATCCCCGGTGAGTCCTTCGATTTCTCCCGCCTCGTTGAACGACAGACACTTCGGCGAGGTGCTAAGGGATTCGCCTAGCCGCGAGATGATGTCGGCCACCGGTTCCGGCTCGAGCAgcacatcgtcgtcgtcgtcgtcgttgtagTCGTCCGCGATCGTGTAGATCGCACCCGCGGATGAGGAGGAGGTCGCGTTGCTGTTACTCTTGGAGACCTCcacaccacctccaccaccagcaggagcagcaccGGTGGAGCTAAGGTGATGATTGTCTGTGcagcgttgttgttgttgttgctctaCCAGCGAGTCGAGCAGCTCGGCACCGGTCATCGTACTACCACTGTCGCCGCAGCTCgttgccgccgccgctgctgctgctgctgctgccaccgCTGCCGCATTCAGCAGGTCGTCCGCGGCGGAATGGCCACCGGTGGAGGACGACGATGCCTGCAGCTCGCCCTCGATACCCTCGATCAGGTCACCAAACTCCGCACTcagatgatggtgatggtggtggtgcagatGTTGAAGAAGTTGATGCTGttcctgctgttgttgttgttgctgctgctgctgctgctgttgctgctgaaggTGCTGCTGGTTCTGCTGGTGCTGCAGCTCGTGCTTCGGATCGTCATCGTCGAGCTCACTATCACTACTGATGGTGATGTGCGGTGGATGCACTTCCGCGTTCTCGGTGCAAGCCGATTTCGTCCGATCTGCACCACCATGCCCTTCCCCACTCGCCACCGCCATCCCTTTCGCAGTCGAAGTCGAGGACAttgtggtcgtcgtcgtcgtcgtcgtcgtagtgGTTCCTCCAGCCATCGTTGCTACACAATCCGGGCCGATGGcgctcatcgtcgtcgtcgtcgtcgccatcgtTGTTGTattgccatcgtcgtcgtcgtcgtcgttgactCCTTTCGAGCGTTGATCCTGCTGTtgctctcctcctcctcctcctcctcctccttgcAGCGATGCTGATGGTGTTGGTGTACGTCGCTTCTGCTCGAGAACGCAcacttcgtcgtcgtcgatttCCACGACGGGGCCGCCGTCAGAGGTGGCGGCAACTGCCgcggcggccgccgccgctgctacCGCTGCCGCCAGTGCGGCCGTCTGtgtgtgcagcagcagcagtgcacTACCATCCGCATCCGCCGACGATGCGTTAGTGCACGACGATGGCCGCCGTTCCCCAGCTTCCTTCGCACGCACACCAACGGAACCGGGTGCTGGTGTCGCGGACGACGATGACTCCACCACCAGCTCGACATCGTCGAACAgcgcgtggtggtggtgatgatgatggtgatgatgatgctgctgctgctgttgctgctgcagcatGTGGTCAAAGGCTTCCAACGAACTGGGTCCTCCGCCACCGTCCTCTAGCAACTgcacatcgtcgtcgtcctcgtgtTCGTGGTGTTGATTCAACCCAAGTTCATCCAGTGCAATCAAGTCCGCGTCCACGTTCGGGCCCCGTAtatcctcctcgtcgtcgtcgtcgacacTCAGGACCGTCCCCAAGCGTCGACCCCCCATTGGCACATGCGCACCAGCGCCATTGTTGCATCGCTGTTGCACCGGGATGATGCTTGATGGTATCTGTGACTCGATGCTACCATCCATctccaacgacgacgacgacgacgatgctgcCGCCGCCGTCATCGTGGCCGAGCTCGGCGAACGGCGGTTTCGTCGAGCGTTCATCTCCGAGGACTTCATCGCAATCGGCCACTCCCGGTCGGCCGTGCGTGCCAGTGCTGCCAGCGTCGAACCGTGCACTTCCTGcacatcgtcgtcatcgtcgagcaccatcgtcgtcgtacGCTGATGCTCCCCTTCGTCGTCATTGTCCAATTCGAGCAGTTCCatcttttgattgttttcgttCCGTTCGACCTGTCGCTTATTGCTATTGCTTGTGTTTGGGGCGCCCTCCAGCTGCTCCACCGCGCCACCGTTGCTATTGCTGCTGGTTCTACTACTAGTATTACTACTACAACTACTGCTACTGCTACTGCTACTATTGCCCTCGTGCAGCTTCGAATGGAAGAAACCACCACTCGCCGTGGCCTCGCCGCTGGTTGTCGCACCGTTAACGCTAGGATGATTATCGCCGTTACCATTCGtaacgttgttgttgttgtgattGCTCGTTCCGGACTCGCCGGTACAACTATTGCCTCCAGTGACGCCACCTCCCACCGACAGCAGCTCGCTACGCCGGCTGGCCTGCAGCTTTTCCTGCAGTTCCTGCagttgccgctgctgctgctcgtgaTAGTTCCTTATCAGCTCCGCTATCGCTTCCTCTCGGTCGCGTTCttccgccgccgctgctgccgctgctgctgctgtcgctgtcgctgccgccgccgcagccgcATCCTCCTCCACCGCCGTGGTCGTGCGTATCCGACCGAACACTTGCTGCTTCCGGTCGTCGCACGAGCGGACGGTGCCGTTCATTTCCTCCGGCGCCGGGATCGTCACCATCGTGGTTTCAAGCCTTTCCTGCTTTACGCCCAAGCTGAACGTCACCTTCCGTGGTATCCTCGTTAGggcgccgccaccgccgcctccGCTCGCTGTGGAAGTCCCGGTCGCTGTACTGCAGCTGCTACTCCTGCCGTCCACCAGCTCCCCGCCGTaccgtttcttcttcttctttttcttggtCTTCTTGTGGTGcttgtgatggtggtgatggtggtggaggtggtgatTGCTGCTATCTTGCTGGGCTTTCGCAGCCAGTTTGtacttgttgttgttgttgttgttattgtttggtGAACAGCCGGTGTCCAGCGGTACCGAGCGGCGGCCACAGCTAGCGTTCGATGTGTCGCCGTCCTCCccatcgtcctcctcctcctcctccgtctCCTGACCACCCTCGTGGCCACTCTCGGCGGACGATTGTTGGTGGTGTGGGGTTGGCGGCAGCAGGGAAAACACGACCGACGAGCTGGTGTCGGTGCGCGGTATCGCCCGCCAGCTGCCCGGACCGGTGCGCGTTAATCGTATACGGTTGCGCTTGTCGTAGTCCTCGCACCGGACCTCGACGATGCGTGTGTCCTCCTGCTTCACGAACAGGAAGATGGGGTTTACACTAGGAACTGTGGTACTGTTCGTGCTGGCGGCCACCGCCGTCGGGGTGCTCGTTCGCGCCATTGGCGGCAGCTTCAGGGAGCAGGACGAGCTGCTGCGCGACTTGACCGAGCTGGCCCCGGGCGTGCTGGAACGGGCGCGTACCACGGCCACCGGGTTCGGCGTGGCGGTACGCGATTTCGGCCTCACCGCCGGTGTAGTGCTCGGGGCGGTTGGCTTTGCCGCACCGGAGGCGGCTGCAGCCATGGCACGTTTGCGCGCGATTGCGCCCGGTTTTGGGCCGCGCTGCTTCGGAACCtttggtttcggtttcgggcgGACGCGCGCGTTGAAGAAAATCTCCGGCAGGCAGAGCGTGTCGATGGTCCGATCGGTGAACTGTCTCCGCCGGTTCGACTTCCGGTGCTCCTTTGGTTCGAGCGGTTGCGGCAGGGGGTCATCTTTGGCGGCGGCCGATTTTCGGCGAGCTTTCTGTACTGCTTGCGGTGTCGgtagtggtgttggtggtgggtgTTGCGATGCAACCGGAACGACCGGAGACGTCAACTCCTGGCCAACACCACCGTCCACCACTTCTCGCTTGACGACGACGGCATGCTCCGCGCTTTCGACGACGTCATCGCATTCGGTTTTCACAATGGCCACCGCCGGTGTTGGAGGCTGCAACGTACCGGCCATCGTTGCAACGGACACTTCCGGTTGCTCCACCGAGGCAGGCGATGTGACGTTGCGTCGCCTCAGTATCAACTTCGTATCCTTGGACTCGCTGCATTCCCCTGCAACAACGTGCGCTACATAGTGTTGTCCTTGTTGGCCAGCGCCACCAACGCCGGCCGCAGCTTCCTCCGACCCAAGGCGATGTTTTCCCGCTTCGACCCCAACTTCCGGCTTCGacgacgatggtggtggtagtggtggtggtggcggtgtcgTCTCCCAGGGAATCGTTGTGTCTAGCGAGGGCGTTTCGAAGCCCGAATCCCGGTCGGTGTTCGATTCGGCCGCCCCGAGCCCATCGCCCCCGCCACCCCCTAGGTCGAGGGACCGCAGCACTAGCTCGCAGTTGAACTCCTCCGAGCTGCTGGCACACCCATCGTCGCCACTCGTACCGCCCCCGCCGGCCAGCCGACCGACGTCGACGATGTTGTTGTTATGGTTGATCTGCTTTTCCCCGGCGACCCCACTGGCGGTTTCCACCTCCACGATGGacgatttgttgttgttgctggtggtcGTTGGGCCGCCGGTGGCCGCAATCGGTATGAGATCAGGAAGGGCCGAGTGTGTCGGCGGTGATGTGGGCCCGCAACCGTCGGATGTACCGTTGAATCCGAGCGATCTCCATTGGGCACTAACATCGGCACTCATATCCGCGGTTAaccatttcccgtcgtaccgcacatacacacaaacacgcacacacacacacaggcgcgcgcgcgcgattTGACACGCCGCTGCCGCTCGCGGTGCCTCGTGGGAAACTCGTCCCTCGCCGCCTCTTCACACCACCACGCGGAAAAACACACCGCTTTCCCACCGCGTACTGTGACGGGTTGGTTGTTATTTGCTCTCCTCTCCGCAAAACACGCGACCAATCAAAACGCTGCACGCACACCGCGACTCAACCGCACTCACACAAACGAATGCACGCGCGCGcggtgaaattaattttcctctcCACGCAAATAACAACACaatcgtacacacacacacacacagactcgcgagactgctgctgcttcgcGCATCTAATAACTCATTTTGTGCAGCATCGCAATTCAATCGTATACACCTTGTGTAagaaattttccttccatgCGTCGCGTTCAATGCGAGACCATTTGCTTCCTTCTTCCTTCGGCGcccgtgttttccttttctttcgggTCAATGGCTCCTTCGACGCACTGGATCGGTACGAAAATttcgattttaaaacattctatAAACGCATGCAATGGTCACTTTAAgtacgtttcatttcctttgctTCAGCGGAGCGATTTCGTGTTTGGACAATTTGGATCACATATTTTCACTACACCTCATCAACAATCGAACATCACAAACACACGTTTACCtgtagggaaaaataaaaagaatttaaGAAACACTTTGACGGTGGGAAACGCATGGATTTCCTTTCCTGCCACCCCAACCGACGGATGGGAGATTCAACGGTGCGGGAGGGTAATTTTTTCACGTTTTCCAATCAAAATCGATCGCCCGTATGGTGGAatgccattttattttagtacgtttcacaaacacacaatggGGGGCAATCACGGTGTTTTACGCGACGGGAACGAAACGCACTTTCCACTTCGCGATAAGAATCCCACCTCGATGGCAATGGCTTATTTCGAATGACGatgttttgatttgcttttccaATAAATTGAGAAATCTCTAAACGGCCACACGGACACagaaaaatcgtgaaaaatttTCCTTCGCGCGAGCTGTCAAAATCGTGttacgatttttttctctcactctctcgctCTTGCTCGCACACCACCAGCGTAGCGATTTTCTCTCGCGCAGAGAGCGACTAACAACTCGCGGTCCCCGGTTTGAGCgagcgataaaaaaaacatacaatagAACCCACACAACCGTACGAGCGAACGCATTTTCCTTAAAACATTGCACTTGCTGatactgttgttgttttcatcgCGGCGATTGCGTGTACTGCACAACTACCACCGTGTGCACTTGACAGCGCGATCCGTCTTCGCCGAACAACTGTCATTCTCCGCCAGCGATGGCGAATGACAGCGAAACCGCGACGTTTCGTGGCCGACGGCGAGACGGTTCAAATTGTTTCACGGAATTCTCTCCCGGCTCTATGTGTTTGTAGTAGCctgatttttttaatgtttgatcCAAAACGTAGTCGACGCGGTCAATGGTTCCGTGAACTTTTGCGTAAAATAGTGTGCGGTGTGAGGCTCCATTCTGTACGTGTGTTTTGTGTCTCAGCGTGCTGGTGGAAGAAATAATTTATCTCGTTCCCTTCCATCTCCTACCCAGCGCCCCCTTCACACCACGGACGATGACAGttgattggattgatttgGGAAAATCTCATTCCTAGGGGAAACCAGTGGGTGCAGGGGACTCGGAACGCACACTGCACATTAACGGCACCATTAATCCCCCGTTATGACGGCGACGGCCATAAATCATGTCACACTAGTGCGTTCGATTTTAAGTGCTCACTTTTGCTGCGACCGAATGCTCTTCCATACTGTTGAAAACCCAAATTCAACCAAATGGGGATTTTCCGAAGCACATCTCCCCGTTAGGGGTTCACTTTTCCTCTGGGAGGAACGAAACACGGGATCATGCACGACCGCTTGTTTTTTCAGCCACGCAAGGTTCATAAATCTCATTTTTAACAAACGGGGTCATTAAAACCAGGAACGATAACTGGCACATTGGCTCATTAgcacgaaaaacaacactcaAAAGGAAGACATCGCCATAGTCGTTTTCCTGGACAACCCAAACACAGCCAACTACAGTCATTGCATTAATCGTGTTTCAACCACAAAaccgtttccttttgtttggTTCAATTGCAAACATTCACTTGCAATCttagaaaggaaacaaaacaaaccattctTTAACATAACAACAGAtacaaatttcaaacaaaagacACTTCCAGACAAAGCCAAAATCGAAACTTAAAAGACAATTGATACGCTACGACCCCAACTACTACGATTCGTCGCCAGGCAGGTGGTTGTACGCTACAATAATCGTTGTAGTACGCATTTCTACGAACGCCGCACTCCTCTATGGCACAAACTTAGGCGCCATCTCTGCTCCTCTTCTGTCAACCCAACTCGTAGGCCTTTATCACCCGCACTCCTAATTCCACCCACGAAACCAGCCGTAATTCCATAAACGCGTAtcgtaattgatttttttccatcccgttgttgtgttgttttgttattctGTTTGAATCGGTATCTCCTTCACCCGCATGCATCGATATCCGCTCCATCGTTTTCTCTCACTCACTTCCGTTCACAAAACGATACACGCTCACTTCTTTTCTTGCTCTCTTTTGCCTCTCCCCACCGCTCGTCCACCCGCACTCCAATCCCATTTATTCTCCTACTATCAGCATTCATTCTACCTCGTGTGCCAAACAAATTCTATCGGTACAATTATTTGATGATGCACTTAGTATTATTATTACAACTGTTGGCACTAGAACGAAGCGGTTGCGCTTCCGGTGGCAACCGACttgtttctattgtttcacCAACCTTCTACTAGTTCTCttgctctctcgctctctcgttTTGCTCTTTCGGTTTCACTGCAGCAATTTGCTGCACGCGTTGGACGCGCTTTTGGCCGTACATGCACCTCTGAGTTCACCGTTTCATTGTCCGTGCGACACTGACGAGCGAACGGGAAGCCACAGAGATGGAAGCTCTCGACGCGATCTTCGCAATACGGAATTGAGctctcttttctgtttgc
This window harbors:
- the LOC131285578 gene encoding mucin-19-like, translated to MSADVSAQWRSLGFNGTSDGCGPTSPPTHSALPDLIPIAATGGPTTTSNNNKSSIVEVETASGVAGEKQINHNNNIVDVGRLAGGGGTSGDDGCASSSEEFNCELVLRSLDLGGGGGDGLGAAESNTDRDSGFETPSLDTTIPWETTPPPPPLPPPSSSKPEVGVEAGKHRLGSEEAAAGVGGAGQQGQHYVAHVVAGECSESKDTKLILRRRNVTSPASVEQPEVSVATMAGTLQPPTPAVAIVKTECDDVVESAEHAVVVKREVVDGGVGQELTSPVVPVASQHPPPTPLPTPQAVQKARRKSAAAKDDPLPQPLEPKEHRKSNRRRQFTDRTIDTLCLPEIFFNARVRPKPKPKVPKQRGPKPGAIARKRAMAAAASGAAKPTAPSTTPAVRPKSRTATSSCSLKLPPMARTSTPTAVAASTNSTTVPSVNPIFLFVKQEDTRIVEVRCEDYDKRNRIRLTRTGPGSWRAIPRTDTSSSVVFSLLPPTPHHQQSSAESGHEGGQETEEEEEDDGEDGDTSNASCGRRSVPLDTGCSPNNNNNNNNKYKLAAKAQQDSSNHHLHHHHHHHKHHKKTKKKKKKKRYGGELVDGRSSSCSTATGTSTASGGGGGGALTRIPRKVTFSLGVKQERLETTMVTIPAPEEMNGTVRSCDDRKQQVFAAAAAAAEERDREEAIAELIRNYHEQQQRQLQELQEKLQASRRSELLSVGGGVTGGNSCTGESGTSNHNNNNVTNGNGDNHPSVNGATTSGEATASGGFFHSKLHEGNSSSSSSSSCSSNTSSRTSSNSNGGAVEQLEGAPNTSNSNKRQVERNENNQKMELLELDNDDEGEHQRTTTMVLDDDDDVQEVHGSTLAALARTADREWPIAMKSSEMNARRNRRSIESQIPSSIIPVQQRCNNGAGAHVPMGGRRLGTVLSVDDDDEEDIRGPNVDADLIALDELGLNQHHEHEDDDDVQLLEDGGGGPTPGSVGVRAKEAGERRPSSCTNASSADADGSALLLLHTQTAALAAAVAAAAAAAAVAATSDGGPVVEIDDDEVCVLEQKRRTPTPSASLQGGGGGGGGEQQQDQRSKGVNDDDDDDGNTTTMATTTTTMSAIGPDCVATMAGGTTTTTTTTTTTMSSTSTAKGMAVASGEGHGGADRTKSACTENAEVHPPHITISSDSELDDDDPKHELQHQQNQQHLQQQQQQQQQQQQQQQEQHQLLQHLHHHHHHHLSAEFGDLIEGIEGELQASSSSTGGHSAADDLLNAAAVAAAAAAAAAATSCGDSGSTMTGAELLDSLVEQQQQQRCTDNHHLSSTGAAPAGGGGGVEVSKSNSNATSSSSAGAIYTIADDYNDDDDDDVLLEPEPVADIISRLGESLSTSPKCLSFNEAGEIEGLTGDLFDTSTHHSLHGGGMDCDGVDDLLPNPFAPPPMKKQTLATTPAAIAASSQQPQSAEVPIATSSSNGDGATSTATTTSSSGGSTSTSSTTTLEDELSITIKDLTEASEHASSYFNKCSEAATTTTTVAAALAALPSPKDASATPGGGGGGDGSVSATSSVTTTTSTAKELPIVEAPIVISPDSCQQEELPKDLSCRKRSLSPSPRPVSHSSDAIQSPQPSGLPAVPPSPDLFLQPKSISGSSSSNSSTASSVIEALMSQAAAAVAAVAKSSRAIAGAGGGGGSGTTTSTATSTSSSSVATTTTSKPPATVQQKEPLDLGKCRKSASPTVSCSEEAKRLSSSSTASSSSSSHHHHHVGGLATAHEDTAEPKAKRIKTDPEQHTTGGSKTGGGSLSSGVPSTVTTTATATSGASVASLISAMAGSGGGGGVSHLGSPVTPTTPSASSSAGAGYTNLNDSARLVEMLTSGNDPDPLTQLRLLVGNPAWKVPDPLLVPKDRLNAVLASPAREIPLLLTTRPELRLPEAFAFPNILQDPDILVISLQQLETILQTQEELVKLKSKSSSLDVTASTVAAAATPPAPSSKKSHTPATPTTPASPLETLKQTLSAQAAKQNPMMSSLLASGLAGDIDAATTAAFNQMLWMPYLGQMGQFAPELLKAMMNLPATASAATVAAAAAALGGAAGAGTGNSLADMLPFMGPRFQDFCGMPPSTATSPLEYKRQLELAMLQEAMTTANLQQRKQQEAAQKKAAAAAAAAAAAAAAHVDRKPVIGPKTLEQQRSVAAVTAVANMFQQKKAAAAAAAAAAASNIINPLSIPQFMTPPTLPHGNSSRYGGASGPGGGSSRTSAALLQQQQAQQALQQQQQALQQQQSFNPSGFKNMANLMNQAAAAAAASGGRQHQGSGSSHRQQLTALQKAKLQQQQQQHQQQQLQQQQAGNLGAAGMFGSVAANSFLNLPTNFQEFHEQQQQLARKLQKEQLHQQQQQQQHQQQQQQQQHHHHHQQQQQHSQLQQLHLQQQAQQQQQLLQQQMQQHHHHQEEQKPRVTCKSLMNLLQPEKQQQLHKQSGSGSGGGSGSSSSASSKLANLMAIPGMDLYTAQQHEQLQQQMFLQQQQQQQQQQQQQQQQHHQQHNFLQQQQQQQHLLQQQSGSAGGGLHQQAKLKVKPGLHLLDPAAVQRRLLNTDELAEVGSTTNGLDDTTDLSSPLWHPLFGSAQKGLAAAAAVGGVGVPPVGAGAGSLSLTGSSTSGSSSSSGGSSAGSAGVPGAVGGAGGGGVGGGGGGGANSYHSPWQWTTITATGE